The region CGGCGATCTGAATGTCACCGAGTGCGCCACCGGCCTCATTGTCGCGCTTGACCAGCCGCGCGAGCTCGATGGCGCCCGCGAGGCCGGCCGGTCCGCCGCCGACGAACACGACGTCCATCGGAACGTGCTCCGGGTCAGGCGCTCCGCCGGCGATGAACCGCTCGACCGGCAGCTCCGGCTGGTATTTCGCCGGGATGATCGGCAGGCGGCCGTCCGCCATCAGTGCGACTTCCGCGCTTCGCGCACCGCCGCGGTGAGCGCGGGCAGCACCTCGGCCACGTCGCCGACGATGCCGTAGTCGGCGATCTTGAAGATCGGCGCTTCCTTGTCCTTGTTGATCGCGACGATCGTGCGCGACGTGCGCATTCCCGCCAGGTGCTGAATCGCGCCGGAGATTCCGACGGCGATGTAGAGATCGGGGCTCACGACTCGCCCCGTCTGTCCGATCTGCTCCGAGTGCGGCCGCCAGCCGTCGTCGCATACCGCGCGCGTCGCGCCGACCGCGGCGTTGCCGAACGCGTCCGCCAGATCCTCGGCGAGCTTGAACCCTTCGGCCGATTTGAGTCCGCGGCCGCCGGCGATCACCACCGGCGCATCGCCGATGTCGAGCTTGGCCGACGCGCCCTGCTTCATCTCCTTCACCTTCACGCGCGCGGCCGACGGATCGCCCACGGGCTGCACCTGCTCGACCTTCGCCGCCTTCGGATTCTCGACGAGCGTCGTGTTGCCCGGTCGCAGGCCAATCACGGCCGGAGTGCTGGCGATGGACGCGGTCGCGATGACCTTGCCGATGTTGATCGGATGCTTGACGATCACGGCGTCGCCTTCGATGCGCGCTTCGGTCACGTCGGTCACGACGCCGACACCGAGCTTCGCCGCGACCCGCGGGAGCAGATCACGTCCCTGCGCGGAAGTGGAGAACACCGCCACGCGGTATCCGCCCGACTTGATCCGGTCGGCGGCGAGCGCCGCGACAGCTTCTGCGTTGTAATCGCCGAGCGCATCGTGCTCGCACACGAGCACGACGTCGGCGCCGTGCTTGCCGAGCTGCTCCGCTTTCTGCGCGATCCCCGGCGCGCCCACGAGCAGGGCGTGCACTTCTCCGCCGGTGGCGTCGGCCAGCGCGCGCGCGGCGGTGACGTTCTCGAGCGCCACCTTGCGCAACTCTCCGGAGCGCTGCTCCGCGAATGCAAGAATGTTCGCCATCAGAGCACCTTCGCTTCTGTTTGGAGAAGCCGAACCAGCTCCGGCACGGCCGCGGCGCCCTCGCCGACGATCTTTCCGGGCGGCCGGTCGGGGGGCATCTCCAATGATTTGATGGTCACCATCGGCTCGCCGAGTTGTGCCGGCTTGCTCTCCATTGGCTTTTTTTTCGCGGCCATGATCCCCTTCAACGACGGATACCGAGCCGTGTTCAACCCTTCGTCCACGGTGAGCACCGCGGGCAGCGTAAACTCGACGAACTCCTGCGCGCCTTCGAGCTCGCGCTTGGCAGTGCCGCCACCGTCGGCCATCTCCAGACCGGAGACCGCGGTCACGCAGGCGTAGTCGAGCAGCTCCGCCACGATCGCCCCGACGATCCCGTTGGAAGAATCCGGAGACATCTTCCCGAACAGGATGAGATCGTAGCCCCCGTCCTTCAGCTCGGCGGCAATGGCGCGCGCGATGGAGAAGCCGTCGAACGGAACGCGGTCCGCGGCGAGGTGGATGCCACGGTCGGCGCCCATGCTCAGCGCCTTGCGGATCGTCTCCTGCACCGCGGGGGGACCGAGCGAGAGCACTACGACTTCGCCCTGACCCGCCTTCTCCTTGAGCTGGAGACCGGCCTCGACGGCCCACGCGTCGGGCTCGTTGATGTCGAATTTGAGCCCCGCCTCGTCCAGCGACGTGCCGTCGGCCGAGATCCTGAAGCGGGCGTCCATGTCGGGGACGCGCTTGACGCACACGGCGATCTTCACCGCGATAACTCCGTTCTGAGGGGATCGATTTTAGCGCGAAAGATAGCCACTCGAATGGAAAAAGGTCCGGTCGCCCGGACCTCCTGCCGTCTACCTTCGCTCGCTCCGCTCCCGAATCGGGTATACGGAATCCTACGATAGACCGTCAACGAGACGTCACTTGCGCGCCCGGCTCCCGGAGCGCCGCCGACCAGTCGAAGCGGAAGCCGAGAGGATCGCGCCGAAGGCACCCGCACTCGACAAAAACCACCGCGGTCGTTGACGCCGCGAGACCAGCCGGTTAGTCTGCGGCGTATGAACCACGTCGCTCACACCGCCAGAATGTGTTGCTGCATCTGTTGCCACGCCGCCCATTGGGCCGGCGGGGGAAAGAGCGCACGCACGTAGAATTTTCGTGTAAAGTCACCGGCTTCGCCGGTCCAGCGCCCCGACCCTTCCGGATCGAGGCGCTTTTCTTTTGCCCGTCAACGTTTACCAATCCGCCCATGAAGCCCATCGCAATCTTTTACGAGCACCCGGACTGGTTCCGGCCCCTCTTCGCCGAGCTCGAGCGACGAGGAATCGAATACGTCCCGGTGGATGCTGCGTCACACTGCTACGACCCGTCGGAGAGTAAAAGCTCATATTCGCTCGTCTTCAACCGTGCGAGCCCTTCCGCTTACCTCCGTGGTCACGCGCAGACAACATTCTACACGCTCCACTGGCTCAAACACTTAGAGCTTCTGGGCGTGCCGGTGGTAAACGGATCGGCCGTCTATGCGCTGGAGCTGTCGAAAGCGACTCAGCTCGACGTGCTCCGTGAGCTCGGTTTGCCCTATCCGCGGGCGTTCGCAATCAACGACTTGCGCCAGGCTGCCAGCGCGGCGCGAGCGCTTCGGTTCCCCGTAGTGGTAAAGGCGAACATCGGAGGAAGCGGAGCAGGGATCGTGCGGTTCGATACCGCGAGCGATCTCGTGGCGGCGGCCGAACGCGGCGAGTTCGATCTGGGACTGGATCACACCGCACTCGTGCAGGAACTGGCGCCTCTGCGCGACGGTCGCATCACGCGTGTGGAAGTACTGGACGGGAAGTTTCTGTACGCCATCAACGTGTACCCCGCTGGCGATTCGTTCAACCTCTGTCCCGCCGATGTGTGCCAGACCGTCGGTGGCGAGGAGCTATCGCGATCCGCGTGCGCGGTCGACGCCGAGACGAACGGCATGCGCGTGGAGGAGAGCAGGCCTGCACCTGCGATAATCGCAGAGGTGGAACGCATAGCTGACCGTGTCGGGCTTGACGTGGGGGGAATCGAGTACCTCGTCGACGACCGGGACGGCAGGCACTATTTCTACGACATCAACGCTCTGTCGAACTTCGTGAGCGATCCGGTGCGCGTGATTGGGTTCGACCCTTTCGCCCGGCTGGTTGACTATCTGGAGACGCGGCTTCCCGGGGCAGCGCTTCGAGGCTCCGGAAACGCCGCTGCCTTGGCTGCCGTATAACCATGCGCTACGGCTACTGGTTGCCCGTCTTCGGCGGCTGGCTCAGAAACGTCCACGACGAAGGTATGGAGGCGTCCTGGGAATATTCGTCCCGCCTGGCCCGCCGGAGCGAGGAGCTTGGATATGCTCTGACACTGGTCGCCGAGCTATACCTCAACGACATCAAAGGCATCGACGCGCCGTGTCTCGACGCGTGGTCGACTGCGGCGGCCCTGGCGGCGGTCACGGAGCGACTCGAGCTCATGGTGGCCGTGCGCCCGACGTTCCACCAGCCGGCGATCCTCGCCAAGCAAGCGGCGAACATCGACCGCATCTCGAATGGCCGCCTGTCTCTCAATGTGGTGTCGAGCTGGTGGCGGGACGAGGCCCGGCGATACGGCGTGCATTTCGACGAGCACGACGACCGGTACGCCCGCACCGAGGAGTGGCTGAGCGTGCTCGGTGGGGCGTGGCGCACGCCACTGTTCAGCTATGACGGCCGATACTACCGGACGGAGGAGACGGTCCTCGAGCCCAAGCCAGTGTCGTCCGCAACGCGCGTGCGTCCCACGATCTACGCCGGAGGCGAAAGCGAAACCGCGAAGTCGCTCATTACACGGCGCTGCGACGCCTACGTGATGCACGGCGACCCACCCGACCGCATCGCCCCGAAAATTGCCGACATGCGTCGCCGGCGCGAGGAAGCGTCGGCTGCGGCCTCGGAGAAGGAGACCGGCCCCCCGCTCGCACCGCTATCGTTCGGGATGGCTGCTTACTCGATCGTGCGCGATACTGAATCTGAAGCGCGCGACGAACTGAAGCGGGTCACGAGCGTTATGCCCGGCTCTCCCGGGTACGGCAACTACCTGGAATTCATCCGGAACTCCAAGCTGGACCAGCAGCTGTCGCTAGAGGACTACTCGGTGTCGAACCGCGGACTTCGCGCCGGGCTGGTGGGCACGCCGGAACAGGTCGCCGAGCGGATCCGCGCGTTCGAGGAGGTCGGCGTCGACCTTTTACTGCTTCAGTGCAGTCCTCAACTCGAAGAAATGGAGCGATTCGCCGCGCAAGTGATGCCGCTGGTCACGTAACATCCCCGGGAATCCGACAGGCCGCGCCAAGGTCGGAATCCCGACCGCCGTTCCACATGCCCTTCCGAGAGTTTGCCCGGCCGCGCATTGTTTTACCCAACGGCGCGTATGTACTCCACGACGTTGTCCGCCGCCTTGACCGATGGGAATGAAAAGGAGCATGACAATTAGGAAGTCACCACGGGCCCGATTTTCACTGACCACTGGATGGAGCGCGGGGTTCGTGACGCATAGGACGCGCGTTGCTCTCCTCGCCATCGTCTGCATCGCTGCGACCACGGCGATTCCAGATCTGCAAGCGCAGCAGAGGCCGAGCGACGCCGCCTACTATCCGGGCGCGGACGGGCGTTGGGAGCACCGAAGCCCGAGCCAGGCCGGCATGGACTCAGCGCGCGTCGCGGCCGCGGTCGCGTTCGCGGTATCCAGCGAATCCAGGGCGCCCCGCGACCTGCTGCTCGCGCACGTGCAGTCGTTCGGGCGCGAGCCGTTCGGCGACGCCGTGGGTCCGTTCAAGGAGCGGAGCGACCCGACCGGGCTGATCATCCGCCGCGGGTACGTCGTGGCGGAGTGGGGCGACCCGGCCCGGGTGGACATGACGTTCAGCGTCACGAAGAGCTTCCTGTCGTCGGTAGTGGGAGTCGCGTTCGACCGCGGACTGATCCCGGACCTCGGCCGGCCCGTCCATCTGGACATGGCGCCCGTCGTGGCGCTGTCGCACGCTCCGCGATCGTCGGCCGACGTCACGGGCGGCGATCCCGGAATCATCCACCCCTTCGACACGCCGCACAATCGCCGAATCACCTGGAACGATCTCCTCCGGCAGACGAGCGACTGGGAGGGGACGCTGTGGGGCAAGCCGGACTGGGCGGACCGGCCGGACGCCGATCGGTCGGCCTGGCTCACGCGGGAGCGCAGGGCGCCGGGCAGCTCGTACGAATACAACGACGTTCGGGTGAACGCGCTCGCGCTCGCGGCGCTCAACGTCTGGCGGCGGCCGCTGCCGCAGGTGCTCGCGGAATACGTGATGGATCCGATCGGCGCATCGCGCACCTGGCGCTGGTACGGCTACGACAATTCCTGGATCGTGCTCGACGGCGTGCCCGTGCAATCCGTCTCGGGCGGCGGGCACTGGGGCGGCGGGATGTTCATCAGCGCGTACGACCAGGCGCGGTTTGGGCTGCTGACGCTGCGCCGCGGAGTGTGGGCGGGACGGCAGATCCTGTCCGAGCGCTGGGTGCGGATGGCGCTCACGCCCACGCCCGCGCAGACCGACTACGGCTTCATGAACTGGTTCCTCAACACCGATCGCAAGCGGCTGCCGAGCGCGCCGGGGTCGGCGTTCATGCACCTGGGGAACGGCACCAACCTGATCTACGTGGATCCGGAGAACGATCTGGTGGTCGTTGCGCGCTGGATAGACAACGGCGCACTCGATGCGTTCGTCGGGCGCGTCCTCGCCGCGATCAATTGAGATCGTCGGCTACATCATCCGGGGTGTAGCGAGTCCAGACGAATTCCCGCACAGCCGGAGCTACTTCTCCTCCGGTGTGCGCCGCCGTCCCTCCTCCAGCAACGCCTGGAAAGCTCCCGAATCCCGCGCCATGACGGCGGCGACTATGCGATCCAGAGCGGTACGAAGTCGTTCGAGCGCGACCGCCGAATGGGGATTCATGGCCTGGATCTCGTAGTACACGTCGGGACTCTCGCGCACGACCGCCGCGGCCAGCGACTCGAGCCCCTGAAAGGTGGTGCTGCGAACCGGGTGCTCCGTCTCAGGGAGCGCCAGCGCGAAAGCGATGGCGGCGGCGTGCGACAGACTGAGCAGATCGGCCATGATGCGGTCGTGATCCGCCAACCCCATGTGCACGATCCGGGCGGTGGTCGGCAGGAAGATCTGCTCCACGACGGTGGTTGCTTCGGAATCGCCCGTATCGCAGATCACGACGTCGGCGTCCCGCAGCAGAACGGTTGACGGGCCGAACATGGGGTGGATCGAAGCCACGCGGCCGCCGGCGCGCTGCAGCGCGCGGATCGGCTCCAGCAGCGGGGCCTTGATACTGGCGATGTCCACTACGACTCCAGCCGGCGGATCTCGCGACCACTCGGCGTAGAGTTGCGCCGTCGCGCCGGGCGGAGTCGAGCAGACTATGAGATCCGCCGAAGGGAGCACGCCGCCGGCCCACTCATTTTCGTCCGCCGGCGCGGCCGGATCGAGCGCGCCGCTGGTGTAGCCCTGCGCCGAGAGGAAGCGGGCGAACCACCGGCCCATGCGGCCGGCGCCGCCGACGATGACCGCGTTTCTGCCGGCGCCCACGGCGGCCACGCGAATATTGTCCGCATCCTGCACCGTGACCGATGCACGGATCAACGCGGCAAAGACGTCTTCCGCGACCGTCGGATCGAGCCCGCGCTCCTGGGCGGCGGCGCGAGCCCGCTCGAGCACCACCTTCTCTTGAGCGTACTCGATCGTCGACAGCTTTTGCCGCCGCTTGAGCTGCCCGACCTCCCGCGCCACTTCGACGCGCTCGGCCGCCAGCGCGACAAGCGCCAGATCCAGCTCGCGGATCCGATCGCGGAGGCTGTCCAGACTCCGTTCCTCCTCTGCTTCGCGCGACATTGATTCGGAACGCGCCTACTCGAAGGCGTTGATCCCCGTCACCGCCGGGCCTCGCGCGCGATGTCGGTCGCCATGCTGACGTTGTTGCGCTTGGCGAGCGAGATCTGCTGGGGCGTAAACGTGCCGGCGTCCTTGAGGCGGCCTTCGCCCTGCCCCGCCTTCTCCTTGAGCTGGAGAGCGGCCTCGACGGCCCACGCGTCGGGCTCGTTGATGTCGAATTTGAGCCCGGCCTCGTCCAGCGACGTGCCGTCGGCCGAGATCCTGAAGCGGGCGTCCATGTCGGGGACGCGCTTGACGCACACGGCGATCTTCACCGCGAATTGCTCCGTTCTGAGGGGATGGATTTCAGCGCGAAATCTAGCCACCCGAACGCAAAGAGGTCCGGTTTCCCGGACCCCTCGCCTGCATACCTCCGCTCCGCTTCCCCGAATCGGGTACGCGGGACGATCTTACGACCGCGCGTCAGCGAGCCGTCACTACACGTACAGCCGCACGACGAAAGCCGTAGCTTTCGTTGGCATCGTTGGCTTGCCACTCCGTTTTTCGGACTCCGGTCGCGCGATCTCTCGCCGTACGGATCTCTGCGCTGAGTAGCTGGAGGCCCACCGCCGTGCAGCTCTCCTTTCACTACCTCGGACATTTCAGGACGCGCGATTCGCCGCCGCCCTTCGTATTGCGGTTGATTCTGCTCGTTGCTCTGCTCTGTCCGATTGTCGCTTCTGGCCAAGCGGTGAATCGTGACAGTGCAGAGTATGCACGAGCGGAAAGTCTTTTTTGGCGGGCGGATACGCTTGCCCAATCCGCCGATAGCGCGCAGCTGCTCCAGGCACTCACACTCTGGCGAGAAGCACTGCCGCTATACGAGCTAGGTCACCACTCGGAGGATGTCGCCTACACCTTCCACCGCGTCGCGCGAGTTCACTACCGACTCGGAAAGCCTGACTCGGCGCTCGCCTATTACGCGCGGGCGCTACCGATCTTGCGCGAAGTGGGGAACCGCACAGTTGAGGCGACAACCCTCAACAACATCGGCGCGGTGCAGAGGAGTCTTGGCCGTCCGGATTCGGCGCTCGCCTATTACGCGCGGGCGCTCCCCATAGTGCGCGAAGTGGGGGACCGCAGAGTTGAGGCGGCCACGCTCACCAGCATCGGCGTGGTCCAGTCCAACCTCGGCCGTCCGGATTCGGCGCTCGCCTATTATGCGCGGGCGCTCCCCATCCAGCGTGACGTGGGGGACCGTTCCAGCGAGGCGGCAACGCTCAACAACATCGGCTCGGTCCAATCGGACCTCGGCCGTCCGGATTCGGCGCTCGCCTATTATGCGCGGGCGCTCCCCATAGTGCGCGAAGTGGGGAACCGTTCCGGCGAGGCGGCCACGCTCACCAACATCGGCTCGGTCCAGTCCAACCTCGGCCGTCCGGATTCGGCGCTCGCCTATTACGCGCGGGCGCTCCCCATAGTGCGCGAAGTGGGGGACCGCAGAGTTGAGGCGGCCACGCTCACCAGCATCGGCGTGGTCCAGTCCAACCTCGGCCGTCCGGATTCGGCGCTCGCCTATTACGCGCTGGCGCTCCCGATCCACCGTGAGGTTGGGGACCGCTCGGGCGAGGCGGCAACGCTCAACAACATCGGCCTGGTCCAATCCAACCTCGGCCGTCCGGATTCGGCGCTCGCCTATTATGCGCGGGCGCTCCCCATCCAGCGTGACGTGGGGGACCGTTCCGGCGAGGCGATAACGCTCACCAACATCGGCTCGGTCCAGTCCAACCTCGGCCGTCCGGATTCGGCGCTCGCCTATTACGCGCTGGCGCTCCCGATCCACCGTGAGGTTGGGAACCGCTCGGGCGAGGCGCTGACTTTTCAAAACGTCGGTTACGTTCTCCTCCGTACGAAAAGCGACGGCAGCGCTCGGTCTGCGGCGGCGGCATTCGATAGCGCGGCAGCACTGCTCGCGCAGATCCGGCGCAGCGCCGGCGGCGATGCGAACGCGGTGAGTTTTAGCGAGACTGGCGGCGACACCCACACCGGATGGTCGCTCGCCTGGCAACGGCTGGCGGAGGAACAGCGCGCCCCAGGCGATTCTCTAGCATTCACTCACGCGGTGGCCTCGTCTCTCGCCGCCGCCGAGCGCGGGCGAGCGCAGGCCCTTCGGGATCTCCTGGATCGCCGGTCCTGGGCGAGCGTCACGGATCTCGATGCAAGCGATACCATCCCGGGAGCGGATCTCGCGGACGAGGCGGGCCGGCTCCTCGCACCACTCCGCTCGGCCAAAACGGCTCTTCTCTACTATCTAACGGACGGCGACACGCTCCGGACGTGGTTCCTCAGCCCGACTGGCACGTTCGAAGTTCTCCCTACTATTGCGCAATCAAAAGCCGATCTCACTCGAAAGATGGCGACAGCGCGCGCAGCACTCGGCGCCGACGCCGTCGCCGCTCGGCAACGCCGTGGGGATCCTCCTTGGGCAGGCGAGGCCCGTGCTCCGATCGCGCAACCGGACAGGGTCAGTAGGGATCTCCTTGGGGGTAGTGCGGGTGATCCGATCGCCGCGCCAGCCGCGCTACAGGAGTTGAGCGCAGGCGTGCTGCCGGCCGACCTGGAGGCGCTCCTGCCCCCTGGTACGGAGCTCGTCATCGTGCCGCATGGCGCGCTTGGACAGGTGCCTTTCGCGGCGTTGACACTCCCGGGAGACACGATCCCGATTGGAGCGCGAAACCCGCTCCGGTACGCGCCGTCCCTCCGCGCGCTTGTCGCAGCGGAGGCAGCTGGAGAGGCCACGCCGAGCACCGGCGCGGGAAAGGCACGCGGCCACGCAATCGTCGTCGGCAATCCTCAGATGCCCGAAGTGCGCGACGAGACTGGAAACTCGCACCAACTGTCGGAGCTACCGGGAGCCGCAGAAGAAGGACGGTGGGTCGCGACGAAGCTTGGCGTACAGGTGCTAACAGGCTCTGCGGCATCAGAGAGCGTTGTGCGCGACTCGCTTTCCAACGCCTGGGTCGTGCACTTGGCCACGCACGGTCTGGCCTACGGCACTAAAGCAAGAGTCCGCGACTCCTATGTCGCGTTAGCCCCCGGCGCGGGCCACGACGGGCTCCTGACTTTGGGAGAGCTCCTCAATGACCACGCGCTGCGATTGTCGGCTGAACTCATCGTGCTCTCCGCTTGCCAGACCGGACTCGGCGAATCCCGTGAATCAGAGGGTACCGTCGGACTGCAACGCGGTCTCCTGGCAAAGGGCGCTCGCAGTGTGCTCGTCAGCTTGTGGAGCGTGGACGACGCGGCGACGCTCCTCCTCATGGAACGGTTCTACACGCACTGGCTCGGCCAAGACGGTCGGCCCACTCTCAGCAAGGCGGAAGCGCTCCGGCTCGCGCAAAACGACGTGCGCACCACGAAGCAATTCACTAATCCGCGATACTGGGCCGCGTTTCAGCTAGTGGGAGCCCGGTAGCCTGATGAAAAGCGCAACGACGAGAACTCGGAGCTTGATGGTATCTCCAGTGCGCGGTGTGAGCCGGTAAAGAGGTCCGGTTTCCCGGACCTCTTTCCACGCGCATCGCTGACCCTGCGGCTGGACGAACGCCGAAAGCTCACGTCACAGAGTTTTTGCTACGGGTAAAGGCGTAAGTGGTACCTGCCGCCCGCCGGGCAGTCGACAATGGTAGGACCCCATGTGGTCATGCTGCCGTCGGTAAAGTCCGCGCGCGCGTACAATCGCGTCGGGCCGGCGACCGCATACGCGTACACGTCGCCCCAGGGACCCAGCGTGCCCGCCGAATTCCCGTCGACGTGCGTAGCGATGTAGAGATCGGTGCGGTTGTCGAACCGTACCACGCAGTCGGCCGAGGCCTGCTTGGAGGCTGCGCCGGCGGCCTGCTTGTGCGCGGGGACCGCCGCGGTAACCGTCGCTCCGGACACGTTTGTCCCGGCGGCCGGTCGTATGTTGGGATCCTGCCCCTTCGCGGCGGCGGTAGCCGGATTCGGCCGCGCGTCAGCGACCGGCCCCGAAGCCTCCACCGGTCCCGCCGGCTCCGTTTGCACCGTGCCCGTCACCGTCGTGTCCGCAGTGCCCGCGGGCTCCTTCGGCGTGCATGCCGCCAGTGCGGCAAAGGAAAGCAGGACCGTTACGCGTTCGAGTCGCCGTAGAGTTCGCATCGGGTGTCGCTCCTGTGGAATCGGTTGTGCGGAGGCGCAACGGAACGTCAGGGTGCCGCATCACCCCGGAGGCGCCGGAAAAAGTGCGCGGGTAAATGGTGAACCGCAACCTGACCGGCGTGATCCGCTACAGAGGCATGCCGGCGACACTGTGAATTGTCATTACGGCTGAGCCCTCAAGTCACATCGCCGTCACTCGAAAGCGCTGATCCCCGTGATGGCCTGGCCGAGCACCAGCGTATGGATGTCGTGCGTGCCCTCGTACGTGTACACGCTCTCCAGGTTCGCCATGTGCCGCATGGACGCGTACTCGGCGAGGATCCCGTTGGCGCCGAGCAGCCGCCGCGCCTCGCGCGCGATGTCGGTCGCCATGCTCACGTTGTTGCGCTTGGCGAGCGAGACCTGCTGTGGCGTGAACGTGCCGGCGTCCTTGAGGCGGCCGAGGTGGAGCGCGAGGAGCTGACCCTTAACTATCTCGGTCAGCATCTCCGCGAGCCGCGCCTGCTGGATCTGGAACGCGGCGATCGGTTTGCCGAACATGACGCGATTCCCGGCATAGCTCACCGCTTCCTCGAAGCACGCCATCGCGGCGCCGAGCGCGCCCCAGGAGATGCCGTAGCGCGCCTGGGTCAGGCACATGAGCGGGCTCTTGAGCCCGCCGGACTTCGGCAGGATCGCGTCGGCGGGGAGCTGCAAGTCTGAGAACACCAGCTCGCTCGTGTCCGACGCGCGCAGCGAGAGCTTCCCCTTCTGATCCTTCGACGAGAAGCCCGGCGTGTCGCGCGGCACGACGAAGCCACGAATCGACTTGTCGTCGTCGGTGGCGCCCGTCTTGGCCCAGACGATGGCGACGTGCGCGGTCGAGCCGTTGGTGATCCACATCTTGGAGCCGTTCAACACCCACGTGCCGTCCTTCTGCTCCTTCGCGCGGGTGATCATCCCCGCCGGGTTGGAGCCGAAGTCGGGCTCGGTGAGACCGAAGCAGCCGATGATCTCGCCCTGCGCCATCTTCGGCAGGTAATGGCGCTTCTGCTCCTCGCTGCCGAACGCGAAGATCGGATACATCACCAGCGCGCCCTGCACCGACGCGAACGAGCGCACACCGGAATCGCCGCGCTCGAGCTCCTGCATGATCAGTCCGTACGCGACGTTGTTCAGTCCAGCGCAGCCGTACTCTTCCGGCAGGTTCGCGCCGAACACGCCGAGCTCGGCCATCTCCGGCACCAGCTCCAGCGGAAAGCGGCCGTCTATGTAGCAGTCGCCGATGATCGGCAGGACGCGGTCGTCCACGAAGCGGCGGACGGTGTCGCGCACTGCGCGCTCGTCTTCGGAAAGGCTGCTGTCTATGGCGTAGAAGTCGTTCACGGCTCTCGGGCGGGGGCGGTTGCGGTGAGTACCAGCCGGAGAGAGCTAATCTAGCGCGACAGAAGCGGACTCGTCACGAGTCAACGCCCGGGCGACACGCCCGCCTCGGTTATTTGCGCGTGGTCTCTTCCGCCATGGCGACCAGGATCGCGTACCGGTGCATCTCGCCGTCCGTTTTCACGCCGAGCGCGCGGCGGATGGTCTTGCGATGAAACGCCACGGTGTGCACGGTCACGCCGAGCTCCGCCGCGATCTCCTCTGAGCTCATCCCTTTCCCGAGCATGCGGACGATGTTCTGCTGGCGGGCCGTGAGCTGGCTGAACCCCGTCGGGCCGGCCACTTTGCCGCGCTTCCCCATCTCGGGGATCTTTGGAGAGAGATACTTTCCGCCCTCACGAATCACCTCGATCGCCGCGCGCAGCTCGTCGAGCCCGGCGTTTTTCGGAACGAAGCCGCGGGCGCCCAGCGACATGGCCATGCTCGCGAGATGCGGGTCGACGTGCATGGTCAGCACGAGCACACGCAGCTTGGGATTCGCCTTGAGCAGCTCGGCCAGGAGATCGATCCCGTTCCGGTGCGGCAGGGACAGATCCAGCAGCAGGACGTCGGGCTTGCGCCGCTTCACCGCGGCGACGACGTCGGCGCCGTCCTGCACGAGGTCGAGGACCTCGTAGTCCGCGCTCAGCATCGCCTTGAGCCCCTGTCCGACCAGCTCGTGGTCTTCCGCGAGCAGCAGAGTCGGCAGACTCACGGCTGCACGGCCTCCTCGAGCGGCACGCGCACCGTGACCATCGTCCCGCTGCCCGGCGCGGAATGAATGCGGGCCGAGCCGCCCACCAGGCGGGCGCGCTCGTCGATTCCGACCAGACCGATCCCCGCGCGCTGGCCCGCATCCGGATCGAACCCGGCGCCCGAGTCCTTGATGACGAGTTCCGCCTGGATTCCCGCGCGCCGCAGCCGCACGGATGCGCGCTTCACCCCGGAATGCCGCACGACGTTCCGCAGCGACTCCTGCGCGATTCGAAACAGCGCCAGGCTCGCGTCGCGGGAGAGCGGGAGTGGAGCGTCCGGCACGTCCAGCTCGACATGCAGGTCCGACGCCCGCTCCACCTCCTCGGCCAGTTGCGCCAGCGCGACCGACACGCCCGCCTGCTCGATCGCGGACGGATGGAGCCGGTGCGCGAGCTTCCGCAGGGCGTCGGCGAGATCCTGAACCTCGTTGCGGATCCCGTCGAGATGGTGCAAAC is a window of Gemmatimonadaceae bacterium DNA encoding:
- a CDS encoding electron transfer flavoprotein subunit alpha/FixB family protein, with amino-acid sequence MANILAFAEQRSGELRKVALENVTAARALADATGGEVHALLVGAPGIAQKAEQLGKHGADVVLVCEHDALGDYNAEAVAALAADRIKSGGYRVAVFSTSAQGRDLLPRVAAKLGVGVVTDVTEARIEGDAVIVKHPINIGKVIATASIASTPAVIGLRPGNTTLVENPKAAKVEQVQPVGDPSAARVKVKEMKQGASAKLDIGDAPVVIAGGRGLKSAEGFKLAEDLADAFGNAAVGATRAVCDDGWRPHSEQIGQTGRVVSPDLYIAVGISGAIQHLAGMRTSRTIVAINKDKEAPIFKIADYGIVGDVAEVLPALTAAVREARKSH
- a CDS encoding electron transfer flavoprotein subunit beta/FixA family protein, with the protein product MKIAVCVKRVPDMDARFRISADGTSLDEAGLKFDINEPDAWAVEAGLQLKEKAGQGEVVVLSLGPPAVQETIRKALSMGADRGIHLAADRVPFDGFSIARAIAAELKDGGYDLILFGKMSPDSSNGIVGAIVAELLDYACVTAVSGLEMADGGGTAKRELEGAQEFVEFTLPAVLTVDEGLNTARYPSLKGIMAAKKKPMESKPAQLGEPMVTIKSLEMPPDRPPGKIVGEGAAAVPELVRLLQTEAKVL
- a CDS encoding LLM class flavin-dependent oxidoreductase, with translation MRYGYWLPVFGGWLRNVHDEGMEASWEYSSRLARRSEELGYALTLVAELYLNDIKGIDAPCLDAWSTAAALAAVTERLELMVAVRPTFHQPAILAKQAANIDRISNGRLSLNVVSSWWRDEARRYGVHFDEHDDRYARTEEWLSVLGGAWRTPLFSYDGRYYRTEETVLEPKPVSSATRVRPTIYAGGESETAKSLITRRCDAYVMHGDPPDRIAPKIADMRRRREEASAAASEKETGPPLAPLSFGMAAYSIVRDTESEARDELKRVTSVMPGSPGYGNYLEFIRNSKLDQQLSLEDYSVSNRGLRAGLVGTPEQVAERIRAFEEVGVDLLLLQCSPQLEEMERFAAQVMPLVT
- a CDS encoding serine hydrolase, which gives rise to MTHRTRVALLAIVCIAATTAIPDLQAQQRPSDAAYYPGADGRWEHRSPSQAGMDSARVAAAVAFAVSSESRAPRDLLLAHVQSFGREPFGDAVGPFKERSDPTGLIIRRGYVVAEWGDPARVDMTFSVTKSFLSSVVGVAFDRGLIPDLGRPVHLDMAPVVALSHAPRSSADVTGGDPGIIHPFDTPHNRRITWNDLLRQTSDWEGTLWGKPDWADRPDADRSAWLTRERRAPGSSYEYNDVRVNALALAALNVWRRPLPQVLAEYVMDPIGASRTWRWYGYDNSWIVLDGVPVQSVSGGGHWGGGMFISAYDQARFGLLTLRRGVWAGRQILSERWVRMALTPTPAQTDYGFMNWFLNTDRKRLPSAPGSAFMHLGNGTNLIYVDPENDLVVVARWIDNGALDAFVGRVLAAIN
- a CDS encoding prephenate dehydrogenase/arogenate dehydrogenase family protein, producing MSREAEEERSLDSLRDRIRELDLALVALAAERVEVAREVGQLKRRQKLSTIEYAQEKVVLERARAAAQERGLDPTVAEDVFAALIRASVTVQDADNIRVAAVGAGRNAVIVGGAGRMGRWFARFLSAQGYTSGALDPAAPADENEWAGGVLPSADLIVCSTPPGATAQLYAEWSRDPPAGVVVDIASIKAPLLEPIRALQRAGGRVASIHPMFGPSTVLLRDADVVICDTGDSEATTVVEQIFLPTTARIVHMGLADHDRIMADLLSLSHAAAIAFALALPETEHPVRSTTFQGLESLAAAVVRESPDVYYEIQAMNPHSAVALERLRTALDRIVAAVMARDSGAFQALLEEGRRRTPEEK